The following coding sequences are from one Schizosaccharomyces osmophilus chromosome 1, complete sequence window:
- a CDS encoding NADP-dependent oxidoreductase, implicated in cellular detoxification, with amino-acid sequence MSSNNAIVLKKYIDPTEGYPKIGEHFGLEERPYNLEAVKVDEEHPLLLRNIYTSIDPYIRIRMQNPKYKSYLPSLELGQAIPNLTLAEVVKSAVPEHKTGSHVVFLSGWEEYTLVPKQAMGMVKTINNEYNLPLMTFVGALGMPSQTAYVGLKHIGQPKAGETIYVSAASGAVGQVVGQLAKSMGLYVVGSAGSDEKLAHLKDIGYDAVFNYKKENVHDALPRVCPKGIDIYFENVGGETMDAVLLNANFHARIIFCGCISQYNNPNPYGLKNYPQLLTKSIKIEGFIVFNLLPLYQEEYFREMPKLIAEGKLKYKYDVYMGLGSVPEGLLAVLQGNNFGKALSKIADE; translated from the coding sequence ATGAGTTCGAATAACGCTattgttttaaagaagTATATTGATCCTACTGAAGGATATCCCAAAATTGGAGAACACTTCGGTTTGGAAGAACGTCCTTACAATTTGGAAGCTGTCAAGGTTGATGAAGAGCATCCTTTACTTTTGAGAAACATTTACACTTCTATCGATCCCTACATCCGTATTCGCATGCAAAATCCTAAGTACAAGAGTTATTTGCCATCCTTGGAATTAGGACAAGCGATTCCAAACTTAACGCTTGCTGAAGTTGTCAAGTCTGCAGTTCCAGAACACAAGACGGGTTCCCATGTCGTTTTCTTGAGCGGTTGGGAAGAGTATACACTTGTGCCTAAACAGGCTATGGGCATGGTCAAAACTATCAATAACGAATACAATTTGCCTTTGATGACCTTCGTGGGTGCTTTGGGAATGCCCAGTCAAACCGCATATGTTGGACTCAAGCATATTGGACAACCCAAGGCAGGTGAGACCATTTACGTCTCTGCAGCATCTGGTGCTGTTGGTCAAGTGGTGGGTCAATTGGCGAAATCTATGGGCTTGTACGTTGTAGGAAGTGCTGGATCGGATGAGAAACTCGCCCATTTGAAGGACATTGGATATGATGCAGTTTTTAActataaaaaggaaaatgtcCATGACGCTCTTCCTCGTGTCTGTCCTAAGGGCATCGACATTTACTTTGAGAATGTCGGAGGCGAAACAATGGACGCCGTGCTCTTAAACGCAAACTTCCACGCTCGTATCATTTTTTGCGGTTGCATCAGTCAATACAACAACCCCAATCCTTATGGTTTGAAGAATTATCCCCAACTCCTTACCAAGAGTATTAAGATCGAAGGCTTCATTGTCTTCAACTTGTTGCCTCTCTACCAAGAGGAATACTTCCGTGAAATGCCCAAACTGATTGCCGAAGGAAAGCTCAAATACAAGTATGATGTTTACATGGGTTTGGGTTCTGTTCCTGAAGGCTTGCTTGCTGTCCTTCAAGGAAACAACTTTGGCAAGGCACTTTCCAAGATTGCCGATGAGTAA